The Tripterygium wilfordii isolate XIE 37 chromosome 1, ASM1340144v1, whole genome shotgun sequence sequence TATCCCCAAATCTCTGCTAAATTTTTTAGAACAAATCAAAATGCATAGCCCACCCCATTATTATTTCCTGAATCCACCATTGACTTGGATTGATGTTTTAAGGAGTTTGCGAGGAAGGTTAAGGAGGGAGAAGTAACTTCACCTTACTTGAATTGTAGGAGAGAGAGTTAAGTGGTGTGAAGATAGGGGAGGGGGAGAAGTTCCCCCTTACTTAGggtttgtttggattgatgttttagagagttaagtgaggaggGTTAATGAGAGCGTAGTAACTCCACCTTACTTAAATTGTAGGAGAAAGAGTTAAGTGGGGTGAACCCCCCTCCTTCACCTACCCCTAACTCTCCAACACTACATTTTGTAACCCCTCAATTTGAGGGGTTtgtgaggagagaaaaaaattgtttatttcttccaaaatcatccataaaagtTTTTCAACCATTCTAATTTTCATAAAGGTATTTTTATAACTCACGTTTCTTAACTTTCTTTAACTTTACCTTCTATCCAAATGAGGGTAAGTCAAAGTAATCCCCTACCATAACTCTTCCTCTGTTAACTCTACTCTACCCTACTCAtaatttttcaatccaagcaaTTCAGGCAAACTTGAGTTAAGGGAGGAGAAGTTATGGAAGGGGGATTGCCTTTACCCAcgctaagggcaaatgcaatgagaatgaatttgttgggccaacatttttgttggcccagtcccacctctattacacaaaaagtcaagttaaacacgtattctaatacagccacatcagcaaaacacaaatttctatacactttttcttcccacacactttctctttccatccaacccaacaacattccattcctccatattatccacaacaaaactacaccaaaacatcaaatatcaatacatccacatcagcaaaacacttatcccaatacagtcacataagcaaaactcattttacaatacagccacatcagcaaaagacaacatctttgttggcccaatatcacttcaccattgcatttgccctaacttGGATAGAAAGGTAGGGGAGCCACAAGCGTGAAAAGAGAAGCTGAGAGTAGGGGATGTAAACATTGACACGTGGCAACTTAATTAGGAGAAAAGGaaagtttttaaaaatgattttttttcaatttaattattcttttaattttattcaattctCCCCCTTTTAATTCCAACTCCGCTTACGAAACAACGGCGCGATCACAAAAATCTCTTCCATTACCGTCTACAACCTTCTCTCTTACACTAAAactctcttccttctctttctctgtctttatgtgtatatatatatatatatacactaaggTCCTTCGAACTGTATGAAATCGTACTCCGTTTGGTTCACAGAAGCGACAACCTTGATAGTGGCGGCGGTTGCGGTTGCGGTTGCGGTAGCAGTGTGAAATCCACCGATTTGCGGGACGTGAAGTTGTCGGTTTTCTGTCTCCTGTTGAGAAAATCGCTTCTCCCCTGTCTGTACTGTCCATTTCGTTTTTGTTGGGATTTTTCGCCGGGTGGGtcccttttttaatttcttccaTGGAGATATCAGGTAGTAAATTTTTGAAGGGGCTGTACCGGGACTCCTTGCCTCTATAAATGCCGGCGAAGTGGAGCCTCTGTGGCTCTGTTTATGGATTAATTAACATGATCCGGAGCTGGGTGTGACTTGAATAATATTCCGGTATGGATTTTTCGCTgcacttcttctttattttcgtCTTTATTTTCCTAAAGAGAACAATATTTGGTGGGTTATCGCCCATGTAGTTAGGTTATTTCCTTTTCTGGAATTGCTTTCCAAaagttttatgttttgtttgagGGGAGATGTCATTTTCTTAGTTACCGTGTTGTTGTTCTAAAGTTCTCTAATTAAtaaaatggaaaattttgaGATTCTtggaagataaaaaagaaattgaaaaagaacTATTTGATTGAAAAAAATCGGGATTTGATTAATTTTGGGAATCTAGGAGGTACTATGTTAGATCTCTTGGAAGGACCTTAAAAGATTTGTTgggtttttaattttgtttcacAGGATATAAAACTCAAAGATTGGGTTTTGAGTTCCAGTGAATGAAGGCACCCTTGGTTTTTTGAACCTATCTTTATAGTTTCAAATTCAAATGAATTGAAGCAGCTAGAAGCAACAAGTTGTCAATCTGTATGCAATGTTGAGGATATTGGCACCGGGGCTTTTGATTTCATCTCTCCTTATATCTGGATCTACGGCAGATAATGGCTTCCCAAGATGTAATTGTGACGATGAAGGGAGCCTATGGAGCATTGAGAGCATTCTGGAATGTCAAAGAGTGAGTGATCTCTTGATTGCTGTGGCCTACTTTTCGATTCCTCTTGAGCTGTTATACTTTGTGAGCTGCTCGAATGTTCCATTCAAGTGGGTCCTGTTTGAGTTCATTGCCTTCATCGTTCTATGTGGGTTGACTCATCTGCTAAATAGTTGGACATATGTCCAACACCCATTTCAGCTCATGCTAGCGCTCACTGTATTCAAGATCTTGACTGCTCTTGTATCCTGTGCCACTGCCATTACACTTATTACCCTTCTTCCTTTGCTTCTCAAAGTCAAGGTTAGGGAATTTATGTTGAAGAAAAAAGCTTGGGATCTTGGACGTGAGGTTGGGATGATAATGAAACAGAAAGAAGCTGGTTTACATGTTTCTATGCTTACTCAAGAGATCCGGAAGTCGCTTGATAGGCATACGATTTTGTATACGACACTGGTTGAGCTATCTAAGACATTGGGCTTGCAAAATTGCGCTGTTTGGATGCCTAATGAGACCAATTCTCATATGAATTTAACTCATGAGCTGAATAGGAGGAATCTCTATAGTTGTTCTTTAGCAATTACTGATCCAGATGTTGAGAGGATTACAAATAGCGATGGAGTAAATATCCTTGCGCCTGACTCAGAGCTAGCTGCAGCCAGTTGTGGAGAATCTGGTGAGCCAGGACCAGTCGCTGCAATTAGGGTTCCAGTGCTTCATGGTTCCAATTTCAAAGGGGGAACTCCAGAGTTAGTCCAGACTTGTTATGGCATATTGGTTTTAGTCCTTCCGAGCGAGCAGCAAAGATCTTGGAGCAACCAGGAAGTAGAGATAATTAGAGTAGTTGCTGATCAGGTGGCTGTGGCTCTCTCTCATGCAGCGGTTCTTGAAGAGTCCCAGCTTATGAGAGAAAAACTGGAAGAGCAGAATCGAGCACTGCAGCAGGCAAAGAAAAATGCTATGATGGCAAGCCAAGCTAGAAACTCATTTCAGAAGGTTATGAGTGATGGCATGAGGCGGCCAATGCACTCGATTTTGGGTTTGCTTTCTATGATGCAAAATTTGAGTGCTGATCAACGACTTATTGTTGATGCGATGCTGAAGACCAGCGATGTTGTATCTGCCTTGATAAACGATGTGATGgagatttcaatgaaaaatagTGGTAGGTTTCCATTGGAGATGAGATCTTTCAGCTTGCATTCAATGATTAGAGAAGCAGCTTGCCTTGCCAAGTGCTTGTGTGTTTACAGGGGTTTTGGTTTCTCGACTGAGGTCGACAAGACTTTGCCTGATCATGTCATGGGTGATGAAAGAAGGGTTTTTCAAGTGATCTTGCATATGGTTGGGAACCTGTTGAACAGCAACGATGGAAGAGAGTTTGTAATACTTCGGGTTCTCTTAGTG is a genomic window containing:
- the LOC119998574 gene encoding ethylene receptor 2-like, giving the protein MLRILAPGLLISSLLISGSTADNGFPRCNCDDEGSLWSIESILECQRVSDLLIAVAYFSIPLELLYFVSCSNVPFKWVLFEFIAFIVLCGLTHLLNSWTYVQHPFQLMLALTVFKILTALVSCATAITLITLLPLLLKVKVREFMLKKKAWDLGREVGMIMKQKEAGLHVSMLTQEIRKSLDRHTILYTTLVELSKTLGLQNCAVWMPNETNSHMNLTHELNRRNLYSCSLAITDPDVERITNSDGVNILAPDSELAAASCGESGEPGPVAAIRVPVLHGSNFKGGTPELVQTCYGILVLVLPSEQQRSWSNQEVEIIRVVADQVAVALSHAAVLEESQLMREKLEEQNRALQQAKKNAMMASQARNSFQKVMSDGMRRPMHSILGLLSMMQNLSADQRLIVDAMLKTSDVVSALINDVMEISMKNSGRFPLEMRSFSLHSMIREAACLAKCLCVYRGFGFSTEVDKTLPDHVMGDERRVFQVILHMVGNLLNSNDGREFVILRVLLVGGSQEWSDQRWAGWKQSSTDRDVCVKFEIGVQNSGPQSEGSSSVLQLGSKRDASEGLDEGLSFSVCKKVVQLMQGNIWVVPNPQGDTQSMTLVLRFQLRPSIALAISESGESLEHPNSNSLFRGLQVLLADDDDMNRAVTQRLLEKLGCIVSAVSSGFECLSAVGPGTSSFLIILLDLQMPELDGYEVAMRIRKFHSHSWPLMVALTVSADDDVWDRCLQSGINGVIRKPAQLQGIANELRRVLMLSNKVV